A region from the Anoplolepis gracilipes chromosome 2, ASM4749672v1, whole genome shotgun sequence genome encodes:
- the LOC140662961 gene encoding facilitated trehalose transporter Tret1-like has protein sequence MKKIYLAAAAGNLGILSIGQFVGWTSPSLPTLMQNNDAKYSIHLNEYEASWVASLIPLGGAIGAIICGFLLNVIGRKNTMLFTAVPSIISWLMIAFATSPWELYVSRFIAGLSTGIGYSATPIYLGEISPANIRGNLTSMLTVAAKLGTLIEYVIGPFLSVQNLALISLIGPCLFVIAFIWLPESPYHFLRQNDKKRAINSLIQLRGKEDVDEEIDNIERSIKADLVNETGFRELLFVPGNRRALIILICLGGIQQMSGAQVVIQYTQIILDHANSNLEGKYVTMILGVVQVTFTIICMFLSDYSGRKSLLVISAIGSALSTAIIATYFNLQYNNIDTSNITWLPAVGAIMYLVMHCLGLASIVFTVASELFPTSIKALGNTTFYVIAHLWSFISLKLYLIAGNNCTHVSFWIFTACSLAGSFFILFYVPETKGKTLEQIQHELHSSSK, from the exons atgaagaaaatatatcttgctGCTGCAGCAG GAAACTTGGGCATACTGTCAATCGGTCAATTTGTGGGTTGGACCTCACCATCCTTGCCTACATTGATGCAAAATAATGAtgcaaaatattctattcattTGAATGAGTACGAGGCCTCTTGGGTGGCGTCTTTGATTCCGCTTGGTGGAGCTATAGGTGCTATTATTTGTGGATTTTTGCTGAATGTCATTGGCAGAAAAAATACCATGTTATTTACGGCCGTGCCTTCGATAATTAGCTGGTTGATGATAGCTTTCGCAACATCACCGTGG GAGCTATATGTATCAAGATTCATAGCCGGATTGAGTACAGGCATTGGTTATTCAGCCACACCTATATATTTGGGTGAAATTTCACCAGCAAACATTCGTGGTAATTTGACATCCATGTTAACAGTGGCTGCGAAACTTGGCACTTTAATAGAATACGTGATAGGCCCGTTTTTATCGGTGCAAAACCTCGCTCTCATATCTTTGATCGGTCCATGTTTATTTGTGATTGCGTTCATCTGGCTACCAGAGTCTCCATATCATTTCTTGCGCCAAAACGACAAGAAAAGAGCAATAAATTCGCTTATTCAATTGAGAGGCAAAGAAGATGTAGACGAAGAAATAGACAATATCGAACGGTCCATAAAAGCTGATTTGGTTAACGAAACTGGTTTTCGAGAACTTTTATTTGTGCCGGGAAATCGCAG ggccttaataatattaatatgtttaggTGGAATTCAACAAATGAGTGGTGCTCAGGTGGTTATACAGTATACTCAAATAATTCTGGACCATGCAAACAGTAATCTGGAAGGCAAATACGTAACTATGATATTGGGCGTTGTGCAAGTGACTTTCACGATCATCTGTATGTTTCTTAGCGATTACAGCGGTAGGAAGTCACTGTTAGTGATCTCGGCCATAGGTTCAGCGCTTTCAACCGCTATAATCGCGACGTATTTCAATCttcaatacaataatatagataCCAGTAATATAACTTGGTTACCTGCTGTTGGTGCGATTATGTACTTAGTCATGCATTGTTTGGGTTTGGCCTCGATAGTCTTCACAGTAGCTAGCGAATTGTTTCCCACAAGTATAAAAGCTCTCGGCAACACGACTTTTTACGTAATAGCCCATTTATGGagctttatttcattaaaattgtacCTGATAGCTGGAAATAATTGTACACACGTATCGTTCTGGATATTCACTGCTTGTAGTCTCGCTGGTTCTTTCTTCATACTTTTCTACGTTCCTGAAACCAAAGGTAAAACTTTGGAACAGATACAACATGAGTTGCACAGCTCGTCGAAGTAA
- the LOC140663265 gene encoding uncharacterized protein, producing the protein MSKYVSSSSKNKQSQELYVSRFIAGLSTGIGYSATPIYLGEISPANIRGNLTSMLTVAAKLGTLIEYVIGPFLSVQNLALISLIGPCLFVIAFIWLPESPYHFLRQNDKKRAINSLIQLRGKEDVDEEIDNIERSIKADLVNEIGFRELLFVPGNRR; encoded by the exons ATGAGTAAATACGTTTCCTCAAGTTCGAAAAATAAACAGTCCCAA GAGCTATATGTATCAAGATTCATAGCCGGATTGAGTACAGGCATTGGTTATTCAGCCACACCTATATATTTGGGTGAAATTTCACCAGCAAACATTCGTGGTAATTTGACATCCATGTTAACAGTGGCTGCGAAACTTGGCACTTTAATAGAATACGTGATAGGCCCGTTTTTATCGGTGCAAAACCTCGCTCTCATATCTTTGATCGGTCCATGTTTATTTGTGATTGCGTTCATCTGGCTACCAGAGTCTCCATATCATTTCTTGCGCCAAAACGACAAGAAAAGAGCAATAAATTCGCTTATTCAATTGAGAGGCAAAGAAGATGTAGACGAAGAAATAGACAATATCGAACGGTCCATAAAAGCTGATTTGGTTAACGAAATTGGTTTTCGAGAACTTTTATTTGTGCCGGGAAATCGCAGGTGA
- the LOC140662738 gene encoding uncharacterized protein, translating into MYSDAEVTNFHYVECNDKKKTMCIMHSSGTTGLPKGVELSNYGLSYISEAKIVDLTNMVVIWFSSLYWITGLVMNLLSIVQSAKAILYPEFDEEMICLLIEKYKITTVFLSSSMINRSLTAGYIKKFPLSSLKVIMFGGGAIKPKTHEEIRRILSHVKILQTFGMTELGGSATIQCSNHKNGSCGIVIQNTEIKIVDLESGKAFGPNQIGELWIKTMSLMNGYYRNLEITKKTIDEQGWLHSGDIGYFDKDGELFIIDRIKDLIKYRGYQISPSEIEGVLLSHPGVSEVAVIAIPHPTDDEHPIAYVTKIPRVEVTEQELIDLVANNMMDQYKLRGGVVFLNELPYTSTGKIAKNKLKAMSKKLVVE; encoded by the exons atGTATAGCGATGCGGAAGTGACGAATTTCCATTATGTCGAGTGCAATGACAAGAAAAAGACCATGTGCATCATGCATTCGTCAGGCACCACGGGGCTGCCGAAAGGTGTTGAATTATCCAATTACGGTTTGTCATATATCAGCGAAGCTAAAATCGTAGATTTAACCAATATGGTGGTGATTTGGTTTTCATCACTTTATTGGATTACGGGACTGGTGATGAATTTGTTGTCGATCGTGCAGAGTGCTAAAGCAATTCTTTATCCAGAATTCGATGAAGAGATGATATgcttattaattgaaaaatacaag ATAACTACGGTTTTTCTAAGCTCGAGTATGATCAATCGATCTCTCACAGCGGGTTACATAAAGAAATTTCCATTATCATCTTTAAAAGTCATAATGTTTGGTGGTGGAGCAATTAAACCAAAAACACACGAAGAAATAAGACGTATCTTATcacatgttaaaatattacaaacttttg GAATGACAGAACTTGGTGGAAGCGCGACAATTCAGTGCTCGAATCATAAGAATGGATCTTGCGGAATAGTAATCCAgaatacagaaataaaaatcgtgGACTTAGAAAGCGGAAAGGCTTTTGGTCCAAATCAAATAGGAGAACTGTGGATAAAGACAATGTCTCTGATGAATGGCTATTACAGAAATcttgaaataacaaaaaagacTATTGATGAACAAG GATGGCTGCATTCAGGTGACATTGgttattttgataaagatGGGGAACTCTTTATTATAGACAGAATAAAAGATCTTATAAAATACAGAGGATATCAAATCTCACCTAGTGAAATCGAGGGTGTCTTATTGTCGCATCCAGGAGTGTCAGAAGTTGCAGTAATAGCAATTCCTCATCCAACAGATGACGAACATCCCATTGCTTATGTCACCAAGATACCGAGAGTCGAG GTGACGGAACAAGAATTAATAGACTTGGTGGCAAATAATATGATGGATCAATACAAACTTCGTGGTGGAGTAGTATTTCTGAATGAATTACCTTATACAAGTACAGGAAAAATTGCGAAGAATAAACTAAAAGCTATGTCTAAAAAACTAGTTGTAGAATAA
- the LOC140676527 gene encoding facilitated trehalose transporter Tret1-like has protein sequence MKKVYLAAVTGNLGILSIGQFVGWTSPSLPKLMQNNDAKNSIQLNADEASWVASLVLLGAAVGAIICGFLLNVIGRKNTMLFTAVPSIISWLMIAFATSPWELYVSRFIAGLSTGIGYSATPIYLGEISPANIRGNLTSMLTVALTLGILIEYVIGPFLSMQNLALVSLMGPCLFVIAFIWQPESPHHFLRQNDKKRAINSLIQLRGKEDVDEEIDNIERSIKADLVNEIGFRELLFVPGNRRALIILICLSGIQQMSGAQVVVQYTQIVLDQANSNLEGIYVTMILGVVQMIFTIICMFLSDYSGRKSLLVISAIGAALSTAIVATYFNLQYNNIDTSNITWLPAVGAIMYVVMYCSGLAPIVYTVASELFPTNVKALGSTIVIVMINLWVFIVLKFYLNIAGNNNTHIPFWIFTVCSLAGSLFILLCVPETKGKTLEQIQKELHSLSK, from the exons atgaaaaaagtatatcttGCTGCTGTAACAG GAAATCTGGGCATACTGTCAATCGGTCAATTTGTGGGTTGGACCTCACCATCCTTGCCTAAATTGATGCAAAATAATGATGCTAAAAATTCTATTCAATTGAATGCGGACGAGGCCTCTTGGGTGGCATCTTTAGTTTTGCTTGGTGCAGCTGTAGGTGCTATTATTTGTGGATTTTTGCTGAATGTCATTGGCAGAAAAAATACCATGTTATTTACGGCCGTGCCTTCGATAATTAGCTGGTTGATGATAGCTTTCGCAACATCACCGTGG GAGCTATATGTATCAAGATTCATAGCCGGATTGAGTACAGGCATTGGTTATTCAGCCACTCCTATATATTTAGGTGAAATTTCACCAGCAAACATCCGTGGTAATTTGACATCTATGTTAACAGTGGCTCTGACACTAGGCATTTTAATAGAATACGTGATAGGCCCGTTTTTATCGATGCAAAATCTCGCTCTCGTATCTTTAATGGGTCCATGCTTGTTTGTGATTGCGTTCATCTGGCAACCAGAGTCTCCACATCATTTCTTACGCCAAAACGACAAGAAAAGAGCAATAAATTCGCTTATTCAATTGAGAGGCAAAGAAGATGTAGACGAAGAAATAGACAATATCGAACGGTCCATAAAAGCTGATTTGGTTAACGAAATTGGTTTTCGAGAACTTTTATTTGTGCCGGGAAATCGCAG ggccttaataatattaatatgtttgagTGGAATTCAACAAATGAGTGGTGCTCAGGTTGTTGTGCAGTATACTCAAATAGTTTTGGACCAAGCAAACAGTAATCTGGAAGGCATATACGTAACTATGATATTGGGCGTTGTACAAATGATTTTTACGATCATCTGTATGTTTCTTAGCGATTACAGCGGTAGGAAGTCACTGTTAGTGATTTCGGCTATTGGTGCAGCGCTCTCAACCGCTATAGTCGCGACgtattttaatcttcaatacaataatatagataCCAGTAATATAACTTGGCTGCCTGCCGTTGGTGCGATTATGTACGTAGTCATGTATTGCTCGGGTTTGGCCCCCATAGTCTACACAGTAGCTAGCGAATTGTTTCCTACAAATGTAAAAGCTCTCGGCAGTACGATTGTTATAGTAATGATCAATTTATGGgtctttattgtattaaaattttacctgAACATAGccggtaataataatacacacataccGTTTTGGATATTTACTGTTTGTAGTCTCGCTGGTTCTTTATTCATACTGTTGTGCGTTCCTGAAACCAAAGGTAAAACTTTggaacagatacaaaaagagTTGCACAGCTTGTCGaagtaa